The following proteins come from a genomic window of Pirellula staleyi DSM 6068:
- a CDS encoding DUF1552 domain-containing protein, with amino-acid sequence MMGNYHSRREFLRQLGVTTAALPFILNLPSLGLADEAPRKKRMVVMFSPNGVVPKNFWPDEEGENFTFKESLTPLEAFKQQTMVLHGVCDKVRGDGDNHMRGMGCLLTGIELFPGNIQGGSDTPAGWASGISIDQEIKNFLQSNPETRTRFGSLEFGVLVPDRADTWTRMCYSGSNKPIAPIDDPYQMFNKLYGRKKDQEALKSVLDELQDDLKKVRERVSTDDRRLLDEHATFVREMEQQLSAQPADAIAHAEPEIEQGVKEENDNIPKISKLQIDLMVASFAADFSRIATLQYTNSVGGAKMRWLDIDESHHELSHHEDSNEKSQEKLTKINKWYCEQMAYLAQRLAETPEPGGPGSLLDNTTIVWTNELGKGNSHTLDNIPFVLVGGGLDFRMGRSVKMGRVPHNRLLLSMAHSFGHHLTTFGNPDFCGDGPLTGLT; translated from the coding sequence ATGATGGGAAACTATCACTCGCGACGTGAGTTCCTCCGCCAACTCGGAGTCACCACCGCTGCCCTTCCGTTCATCCTGAATCTTCCGAGTCTCGGTTTGGCGGACGAGGCCCCACGCAAAAAGCGGATGGTGGTGATGTTCAGCCCCAACGGCGTGGTTCCCAAGAACTTCTGGCCCGATGAAGAGGGTGAGAACTTCACGTTCAAGGAAAGCCTCACGCCGCTCGAAGCTTTCAAACAGCAAACCATGGTGCTGCACGGCGTCTGCGACAAGGTTCGTGGCGACGGCGATAACCACATGCGTGGTATGGGTTGCCTCCTCACCGGCATCGAGCTCTTCCCGGGCAACATCCAAGGTGGCAGCGATACACCTGCGGGTTGGGCCAGCGGCATTTCGATCGATCAAGAGATCAAGAACTTCCTGCAGAGCAATCCCGAGACTCGCACCCGTTTTGGTTCACTCGAGTTTGGTGTGCTCGTTCCCGATCGCGCCGATACTTGGACCCGCATGTGCTACTCCGGATCGAACAAGCCGATCGCTCCGATCGACGATCCGTATCAGATGTTCAACAAGCTCTATGGTCGCAAGAAAGACCAAGAAGCACTGAAGAGCGTGCTCGATGAACTGCAAGACGACCTGAAGAAGGTGCGCGAGCGGGTCAGCACCGACGATCGACGCTTGCTCGACGAACACGCCACCTTTGTGCGCGAGATGGAGCAGCAGCTCTCGGCCCAACCAGCCGACGCAATTGCTCACGCGGAACCCGAAATCGAACAAGGGGTGAAAGAAGAAAACGACAACATCCCGAAGATCAGCAAACTGCAGATCGACTTGATGGTTGCCAGTTTCGCAGCCGACTTCAGCCGCATCGCGACGCTGCAATACACCAACTCGGTCGGTGGGGCCAAAATGCGTTGGCTCGACATCGATGAATCGCACCACGAATTGTCGCACCACGAAGACAGCAACGAGAAGTCGCAAGAGAAGCTCACCAAGATCAACAAGTGGTACTGCGAGCAGATGGCATACCTCGCCCAGCGACTTGCCGAAACACCCGAGCCAGGTGGCCCCGGCAGCCTGCTCGACAACACCACGATTGTGTGGACCAACGAACTGGGGAAGGGTAACTCCCACACCCTCGACAACATCCCCTTTGTGCTGGTCGGCGGTGGTCTCGATTTCCGCATGGGTCGCTCGGTGAAAATGGGCCGCGTCCCGCACAATCGTTTGCTGCTGTCGATGGCCCACTCTTTTGGACATCACCTCACCACCTTCGGTAACCCCGACTTCTGCGGCGATGGTCCTCTCACTGGATTGACGTAG